In a genomic window of Magnolia sinica isolate HGM2019 chromosome 14, MsV1, whole genome shotgun sequence:
- the LOC131225684 gene encoding calmodulin-binding transcription activator 1-like isoform X3 has product MADSRRYGLNPQLGGSLFLFDRKALRYFRKDGHRWRKKRDGKTVREAHEKLKSGSVDVLHCYYAHGEDNENFQRRSYWMLDGQLEHIVLVHYREVKEGNRSGFSRLLNTDPGTLNYAGGSQTCSVPCSAQAHSPALAAQPSYASSPSTANWNGQARSSELEDVDSGDDYGVSSLSGPVSCSGFQIASSHVNNSINKNTLESRGTASHAYARGLAAAAGMNNRLHDPFNVNQVAPPSLVANEGYQTSYGASQESGFSESSRKQLGAALFGGTSFNHDVFSSTWSESLKSNRNIASMHEEKISFDQPYGADFIARKLTDSSLDPYSRTLIGDAVQVHAKEENAEHVDFASDNHTENDMNYINTVRHKPDFHSNPQCENKVGSSANITASDRSLGFEAEGHQSLKNAPESGLCNDGVALKKLDSFGRWMSKEIGKDCDDSLMASDSCNYWNSIDTQNDEKEVSSLSRHMQLDVDSLGPFLSQEQLFSIVDFSPDWSFRGVETKVLISGTFLGGRGHPSSTKWCCMFGEIEVSVEVLTNNALRCQAPAHAPGRVPFYITCSNRLACSEVREFEYRENPSGTTSSVAVKNELQDEICLQIRLAKMLSLGVDKKWLDCSMEKCEKCILNRDILSMRGDDVTEWGMVEKASKALGGNVENPREALIQKLLKNRLYEWLVCKVHEGGKGPNILDDDGQGVIHLAAALGYDWAMGPVVAAGVSPSFRDARGRTGLHWAAYFGREETVISLVRLGAAPGAVEDPTSSFPEARTAADLASSRGHKGIAGYLAEADLTSHNSSLRLNESIADGVSATLAAEKAIEIVQEQSIVPLDGDKDSLSLKGPLAAVRNSALAAARIQSAFRVHSFRQRQLAKCSDENSEISSELVVLASMNNRAKKVGHFSDSLNAAAVRIQQKYRGWKGRKEFLKIRSRIVKIQAHVRGHQVRKQYKKVVWSVGIVEKAILRWRRKGTGLRGFRADKAIGDADPNSGKIDEYEFLRIGRKQKEAGVEKALSRVRSMVRSQEARDQYNRLVTNFQKLEMMDGEAKGSIKIRTLEEHKADENLGMPD; this is encoded by the exons GCAGTTAGAGCACATTGTTCTTGTTCATTACAGAGAGGTTAAAGAg GGAAACAGATCTGGCTTCTCCCGTTTGTTAAATACAGATCCAGGAACATTGAATTACGCTGGAGGTTCTCAAACTTGTTCAGTACCTTGTTCTGCACAGGCGCACTCTCCTGCTCTTGCAGCTCAGCCATCATATGCATCAAGCCCAAGTACAGCCAACTGGAATGGACAGGCACGATCTTCTGAACTCGAAGATGTGGATTCTGGCGATGATTATGGAGTTTCTTCTCTCTCTGGGCCTGTCTCTTGTTCTGGATTTCAGATTGCTTCTTCACATGTTAATAATTCAATCAATAAAAATACATTGGAATCTAGAGGTACCGCATCTCATGCTTATGCAAGGGGATTGGCAGCTGCTGCTGGGATGAATAACAGATTGCATGATCCTTTTAATGTCAACCAAGTAGCCCCTCCAAGCCTTGTAGCAAATGAAGGCTATCAGACCAGTTACGGAGCCTCACAAGAATCTG GTTTTTCCGAGTCATCCCGGAAACAACTTGGTGCAGCATTATTTGGCGGAACTAGTTTCAATCATGATGTTTTCTCATCTACATGGTCTGAGAGTCTCAAATCTAACAGAAACATAGCTAGCATGCACGAGGAGAAGATTTCGTTTGACCAACCTTATGGTGCTGATTTTATAGCTAGAAAACTGACAGACTCTTCACTGGATCCTTATTCGCGAACATTAATTGGGGATGCTGTTCAG GTGCATGCGAAAGAGGAGAATGCTGAGCATGTAGATTTTGCCAGTGACAATCACACAGAGAATGATATGAATTATATTAATACGGTGCGGCATAAGCCTGATTTCCACTCAAATCCTCAATGTGAAAATAAGGTTGGATCTAGTGCAAATATCACTGCTAGTGACAGATCCCTTGGATTTGAAGCTGAGGGTCACCAGAGTTTAAAGAATGCTCCAGAAAGCGGTTTATGCAATGATGGAGTGGCCCTGAAAAAACTTGACAGCTTTGGGAGATGGATGAGTAAGGAAATTGGGAAGGACTGTGATGATTCACTGATGGCTTCAGACTCTTGCAACTACTGGAATTCAATCGATACTCAGAATGATGAAAAGGAAGTTTCCAGCTTGTCACGTCATATGCAGTTGGATGTTGATTCACTCGGTCCTTTCCTTTCTCAAGAACAACTGTTTAGCATTGTCGATTTCTCTCCTGATTGGTCTTTTAGAGGGGTTGAAACAAAG GTTTTGATCTCAGGTACCTTTTTGGGAGGTAGGGGGCATCCTAGTAGCACTAAGTGGTGCTGTATGTTTGGGGAAATTGAGGTTTCTGTGGAAGTTTTGACTAATAATGCCCTTCGATGTCAAGCTCCTGCACACGCTCCTGGACGGGTTCCATTTTATATCACCTGCAGTAATAGGTTGGCCTGCAGTGAGGTTCGGGAGTTTGAATATCGTGAAAATCCATCAGGGACTACATCCTCTGTAGCTGTTAAAAATGAACTTCAAGATGAAATATGTCTTCAAATACGCCTTGCAAAGATGTTATCCCTTGGAGTAGACAAGAAATGGCTGGATTGCTCCATGGAGAAATGTGAGAAATGCATCCTAAACAGGGATATATTGTCAATGAGAGGTGATGATGTCACTGAGTGGGGCATGGTTGAAAAGGCTTCCAAGGCCTTGGGAGGCAATGTTGAAAATCCTAGAGAGGCATTGATCCAGAAATTGCTGAAGAACAGATTGTATGAATGGCTAGTTTGCAAAGTTCATGAAGGGGGCAAAGGACCAAACATTTTGGATGATGATGGTCAAGGAGTTATACACTTGGCAGCTGCTCTTGGGTATGATTGGGCAATGGGTCCCGTAGTTGCTGCTGGTGTCAGCCCCAGTTTCAGAGATGCACGTGGCAGGACAGGGCTTCATTGGGCCGCATATTTTGGCAG AGAGGAAACGGTTATTTCACTTGTTAGATTGGGTGCAGCCCCGGGTGCAGTGGAGGATCCGACATCATCATTCCCAGAAGCACGGACAGCTGCTGATTTGGCATCAAGCAGAGGCCATAAAGGGATTGCTGGATATTTGGCTGAAGCAGATTTGACAAGTCACAATTCTTCTTTAAGGCTTAATGAGAGTATTGCAGATGGTGTTTCTGCAACTCTTGCTGCAGAGAAGGCCATTGAGATTGTCCAGGAGCAAAGCATTGTTCCTCTAGATGGAGACAAGGATAGTCTCTCTCTGAAAGGGCCCCTTGCTGCTGTAAGGAATTCTGCTCTAGCAGCTGCTCGAATTCAATCTGCCTTCCGTGTTCATTCATTCCGCCAGAGACAGCTAGCCAAGTGTAGTGATGAAAATTCCGAGATTTCAAGTGAGCTAGTTGTACTTGCCTCTATGAACAACAGGGCCAAAAAGGTGGGTCACTTCAGTGATTCTTTAAATGCTGCAGCCGTCAGAATCCAACAAAAATATCGTGGTTGGAAGGGACGAAAGGAATTTCTAAAGATACGCAGCCGAATTGTGAAAATTCAG GCACATGTAAGGGGGCATCAAGTTCGTAAGCAGTACAAAAAGGTTGTCTGGTCTGTTGGCATTGTTGAAAAAGCTATATTGCGTTGGAGGCGGAAAGGAACTGGACTTCGGGGCTTTCGGGCTGACAAGGCAATTGGAGATGCAGATCCAAATAGTGGGAAAATCGATGAATACGAGTTCCTGCGTATTGGACGGAAACAGAAAGAGGCTGGTGTAGAAAAAGCCTTATCAAGAGTTAGGTCGATGGTCCGTTCCCAAGAAGCGCGTGACCAATATAACAGACTTGTGACAAATTTTCAGAAATTAGAG ATGATGGATGGTGAAGCAAAAGGATCAATAAAAATTCGAACTTTGGAAGAACATAAAGCAGATGAGAATCTAGGTATGCCTGACTGA
- the LOC131225684 gene encoding calmodulin-binding transcription activator 2-like isoform X4, producing the protein MCAYFARRWRNSLIIFSSTAKFSSIIFRRILNLFGVICTMPQSVFSWFFAWRYMGNRSGFSRLLNTDPGTLNYAGGSQTCSVPCSAQAHSPALAAQPSYASSPSTANWNGQARSSELEDVDSGDDYGVSSLSGPVSCSGFQIASSHVNNSINKNTLESRGTASHAYARGLAAAAGMNNRLHDPFNVNQVAPPSLVANEGYQTSYGASQESGFSESSRKQLGAALFGGTSFNHDVFSSTWSESLKSNRNIASMHEEKISFDQPYGADFIARKLTDSSLDPYSRTLIGDAVQVHAKEENAEHVDFASDNHTENDMNYINTVRHKPDFHSNPQCENKVGSSANITASDRSLGFEAEGHQSLKNAPESGLCNDGVALKKLDSFGRWMSKEIGKDCDDSLMASDSCNYWNSIDTQNDEKEVSSLSRHMQLDVDSLGPFLSQEQLFSIVDFSPDWSFRGVETKVLISGTFLGGRGHPSSTKWCCMFGEIEVSVEVLTNNALRCQAPAHAPGRVPFYITCSNRLACSEVREFEYRENPSGTTSSVAVKNELQDEICLQIRLAKMLSLGVDKKWLDCSMEKCEKCILNRDILSMRGDDVTEWGMVEKASKALGGNVENPREALIQKLLKNRLYEWLVCKVHEGGKGPNILDDDGQGVIHLAAALGYDWAMGPVVAAGVSPSFRDARGRTGLHWAAYFGREETVISLVRLGAAPGAVEDPTSSFPEARTAADLASSRGHKGIAGYLAEADLTSHNSSLRLNESIADGVSATLAAEKAIEIVQEQSIVPLDGDKDSLSLKGPLAAVRNSALAAARIQSAFRVHSFRQRQLAKCSDENSEISSELVVLASMNNRAKKVGHFSDSLNAAAVRIQQKYRGWKGRKEFLKIRSRIVKIQAHVRGHQVRKQYKKVVWSVGIVEKAILRWRRKGTGLRGFRADKAIGDADPNSGKIDEYEFLRIGRKQKEAGVEKALSRVRSMVRSQEARDQYNRLVTNFQKLEMMDGEAKGSIKIRTLEEHKADENLGMPD; encoded by the exons ATGTGTGCATACTTTGCAAGAAGGTGGAGGAATTCATTAATCATCTTCTCATCTACTGCAAAGTTCTCTTCCATCATATTCAGAAGGATCTTAAATCTCTTTGGAGTCATATGTACTATGCCACAGTCAGTATTCTCCTGGTTCTTTGCTTGGAGGTATATG GGAAACAGATCTGGCTTCTCCCGTTTGTTAAATACAGATCCAGGAACATTGAATTACGCTGGAGGTTCTCAAACTTGTTCAGTACCTTGTTCTGCACAGGCGCACTCTCCTGCTCTTGCAGCTCAGCCATCATATGCATCAAGCCCAAGTACAGCCAACTGGAATGGACAGGCACGATCTTCTGAACTCGAAGATGTGGATTCTGGCGATGATTATGGAGTTTCTTCTCTCTCTGGGCCTGTCTCTTGTTCTGGATTTCAGATTGCTTCTTCACATGTTAATAATTCAATCAATAAAAATACATTGGAATCTAGAGGTACCGCATCTCATGCTTATGCAAGGGGATTGGCAGCTGCTGCTGGGATGAATAACAGATTGCATGATCCTTTTAATGTCAACCAAGTAGCCCCTCCAAGCCTTGTAGCAAATGAAGGCTATCAGACCAGTTACGGAGCCTCACAAGAATCTG GTTTTTCCGAGTCATCCCGGAAACAACTTGGTGCAGCATTATTTGGCGGAACTAGTTTCAATCATGATGTTTTCTCATCTACATGGTCTGAGAGTCTCAAATCTAACAGAAACATAGCTAGCATGCACGAGGAGAAGATTTCGTTTGACCAACCTTATGGTGCTGATTTTATAGCTAGAAAACTGACAGACTCTTCACTGGATCCTTATTCGCGAACATTAATTGGGGATGCTGTTCAG GTGCATGCGAAAGAGGAGAATGCTGAGCATGTAGATTTTGCCAGTGACAATCACACAGAGAATGATATGAATTATATTAATACGGTGCGGCATAAGCCTGATTTCCACTCAAATCCTCAATGTGAAAATAAGGTTGGATCTAGTGCAAATATCACTGCTAGTGACAGATCCCTTGGATTTGAAGCTGAGGGTCACCAGAGTTTAAAGAATGCTCCAGAAAGCGGTTTATGCAATGATGGAGTGGCCCTGAAAAAACTTGACAGCTTTGGGAGATGGATGAGTAAGGAAATTGGGAAGGACTGTGATGATTCACTGATGGCTTCAGACTCTTGCAACTACTGGAATTCAATCGATACTCAGAATGATGAAAAGGAAGTTTCCAGCTTGTCACGTCATATGCAGTTGGATGTTGATTCACTCGGTCCTTTCCTTTCTCAAGAACAACTGTTTAGCATTGTCGATTTCTCTCCTGATTGGTCTTTTAGAGGGGTTGAAACAAAG GTTTTGATCTCAGGTACCTTTTTGGGAGGTAGGGGGCATCCTAGTAGCACTAAGTGGTGCTGTATGTTTGGGGAAATTGAGGTTTCTGTGGAAGTTTTGACTAATAATGCCCTTCGATGTCAAGCTCCTGCACACGCTCCTGGACGGGTTCCATTTTATATCACCTGCAGTAATAGGTTGGCCTGCAGTGAGGTTCGGGAGTTTGAATATCGTGAAAATCCATCAGGGACTACATCCTCTGTAGCTGTTAAAAATGAACTTCAAGATGAAATATGTCTTCAAATACGCCTTGCAAAGATGTTATCCCTTGGAGTAGACAAGAAATGGCTGGATTGCTCCATGGAGAAATGTGAGAAATGCATCCTAAACAGGGATATATTGTCAATGAGAGGTGATGATGTCACTGAGTGGGGCATGGTTGAAAAGGCTTCCAAGGCCTTGGGAGGCAATGTTGAAAATCCTAGAGAGGCATTGATCCAGAAATTGCTGAAGAACAGATTGTATGAATGGCTAGTTTGCAAAGTTCATGAAGGGGGCAAAGGACCAAACATTTTGGATGATGATGGTCAAGGAGTTATACACTTGGCAGCTGCTCTTGGGTATGATTGGGCAATGGGTCCCGTAGTTGCTGCTGGTGTCAGCCCCAGTTTCAGAGATGCACGTGGCAGGACAGGGCTTCATTGGGCCGCATATTTTGGCAG AGAGGAAACGGTTATTTCACTTGTTAGATTGGGTGCAGCCCCGGGTGCAGTGGAGGATCCGACATCATCATTCCCAGAAGCACGGACAGCTGCTGATTTGGCATCAAGCAGAGGCCATAAAGGGATTGCTGGATATTTGGCTGAAGCAGATTTGACAAGTCACAATTCTTCTTTAAGGCTTAATGAGAGTATTGCAGATGGTGTTTCTGCAACTCTTGCTGCAGAGAAGGCCATTGAGATTGTCCAGGAGCAAAGCATTGTTCCTCTAGATGGAGACAAGGATAGTCTCTCTCTGAAAGGGCCCCTTGCTGCTGTAAGGAATTCTGCTCTAGCAGCTGCTCGAATTCAATCTGCCTTCCGTGTTCATTCATTCCGCCAGAGACAGCTAGCCAAGTGTAGTGATGAAAATTCCGAGATTTCAAGTGAGCTAGTTGTACTTGCCTCTATGAACAACAGGGCCAAAAAGGTGGGTCACTTCAGTGATTCTTTAAATGCTGCAGCCGTCAGAATCCAACAAAAATATCGTGGTTGGAAGGGACGAAAGGAATTTCTAAAGATACGCAGCCGAATTGTGAAAATTCAG GCACATGTAAGGGGGCATCAAGTTCGTAAGCAGTACAAAAAGGTTGTCTGGTCTGTTGGCATTGTTGAAAAAGCTATATTGCGTTGGAGGCGGAAAGGAACTGGACTTCGGGGCTTTCGGGCTGACAAGGCAATTGGAGATGCAGATCCAAATAGTGGGAAAATCGATGAATACGAGTTCCTGCGTATTGGACGGAAACAGAAAGAGGCTGGTGTAGAAAAAGCCTTATCAAGAGTTAGGTCGATGGTCCGTTCCCAAGAAGCGCGTGACCAATATAACAGACTTGTGACAAATTTTCAGAAATTAGAG ATGATGGATGGTGAAGCAAAAGGATCAATAAAAATTCGAACTTTGGAAGAACATAAAGCAGATGAGAATCTAGGTATGCCTGACTGA